The following are encoded in a window of Aromatoleum petrolei genomic DNA:
- the prfA gene encoding peptide chain release factor 1 encodes MKQSIREKLDFLSSRLAELDRELSSEDAARDMDAFRTLGRERAEIEPVVALYEAWRRTESDAASAREMLADAEMRELVEMELATCAERIAALEDELQRALLPRDPDDERNLFLEVRAGTGGDEAALFAGDLLRMYTRYAERQRWKVEIVSASESDLGGYKEVIARVIGAGAYSKLKFESGGHRVQRVPATETQGRIHTSACTVAVMPEADELEAVNINPADLRIDTFRASGAGGQHINKTDSAVRITHLPTGIVVECQDDRSQHRNKAQAMSVLAARIHDIQLREQQAREAATRKSLVGSGDRSERIRTYNFPQGRVTDHRINLTLYKLDAVMEGELDELVGALTAEHQAAQLAALAGE; translated from the coding sequence ATGAAGCAGAGCATCCGCGAAAAGCTCGATTTCCTGAGCAGTCGACTGGCCGAACTGGATCGCGAGCTCTCCTCCGAGGATGCCGCGCGCGACATGGACGCCTTCCGCACGCTCGGCCGCGAGCGCGCCGAGATCGAGCCGGTGGTGGCCTTGTACGAGGCGTGGCGCAGGACCGAGAGTGACGCTGCAAGTGCGCGCGAAATGCTCGCCGATGCGGAGATGCGCGAGCTCGTGGAAATGGAGCTGGCGACTTGCGCGGAGCGGATCGCGGCGCTGGAGGACGAGTTGCAGCGCGCGCTGTTGCCGCGCGACCCCGATGACGAGCGCAATCTGTTTCTGGAAGTCCGTGCCGGGACCGGTGGCGACGAGGCGGCGCTGTTCGCCGGCGACCTGCTGCGCATGTACACGCGCTACGCCGAACGCCAGCGCTGGAAGGTCGAGATCGTGTCGGCGAGCGAATCGGACCTCGGCGGTTACAAGGAAGTCATCGCGCGCGTGATCGGCGCCGGCGCGTATTCGAAATTGAAGTTCGAGTCGGGCGGGCACCGCGTCCAGCGGGTGCCGGCGACGGAGACGCAGGGGCGCATCCACACGTCCGCCTGCACCGTTGCGGTGATGCCCGAGGCCGACGAGCTCGAGGCCGTAAACATCAATCCGGCGGACTTACGCATCGATACCTTCCGTGCAAGCGGCGCGGGCGGTCAGCACATCAACAAGACCGATTCGGCGGTGCGCATCACCCACCTGCCCACGGGTATCGTTGTCGAATGCCAGGACGACCGCTCGCAGCACCGCAACAAGGCGCAGGCGATGTCGGTGCTGGCTGCGCGCATTCACGACATACAGCTCCGCGAGCAGCAGGCGAGGGAGGCTGCGACGCGCAAGAGTCTCGTGGGCAGCGGCGACCGTTCGGAGCGCATCCGCACCTACAATTTTCCCCAGGGCCGTGTCACCGACCACCGCATCAACCTCACGCTGTACAAGCTGGACGCGGTGATGGAGGGGGAACTCGACGAGTTGGTTGGTGCGCTCACGGCGGAACATCAGGCCGCACAGCTCGCGGCGCTCGCCGGTGAGTGA
- the prmC gene encoding peptide chain release factor N(5)-glutamine methyltransferase: MDTPDTVPDIAAALNWARARIAVVDARVLLRHVLQCSAARLAAYPEARLDEGEWAEFRSLVERREAGEPVAYLIGEREFYGRSFMVGPAVLIPRPDTELLIELALAHFGDRPRTRVLDLGTGSGALAVTLALELPDADVTAVDRSREALLVAMANAARLKASVSFVLGDWFSQLGGDRYQLIVANPPYVAAGDPHLREGDVRFEPGTALAAGPQGLDDLAAITAEAPRHLEPGGWLFMEHGYDQAAAVRGLLTDAGFSSITSWKDLGGIERVSGGQWLGREESR; encoded by the coding sequence ATGGATACGCCCGACACGGTGCCCGATATCGCCGCCGCATTGAACTGGGCGCGTGCCCGCATTGCCGTCGTCGATGCGCGGGTGCTGCTCCGCCATGTCCTGCAATGTTCGGCGGCACGCCTTGCCGCATATCCGGAGGCTCGGCTTGACGAGGGCGAGTGGGCGGAATTTCGCAGCCTGGTGGAGCGGCGCGAGGCGGGAGAGCCGGTGGCCTACTTGATCGGCGAGCGCGAGTTCTACGGGCGCTCCTTCATGGTCGGCCCGGCGGTCCTGATTCCGCGACCGGACACCGAGCTGCTCATCGAGCTGGCCCTGGCGCACTTCGGCGACAGGCCGCGCACCCGGGTTCTCGACCTGGGTACGGGCAGCGGCGCGCTGGCCGTGACCCTTGCGCTTGAACTGCCTGACGCCGACGTGACCGCGGTGGATCGTTCGCGCGAGGCCTTGCTGGTCGCGATGGCCAACGCCGCCCGCCTAAAGGCGAGCGTGTCCTTCGTCCTCGGCGACTGGTTTTCGCAACTGGGGGGTGATCGCTATCAGCTGATCGTCGCCAATCCCCCTTACGTCGCTGCGGGCGACCCGCATCTGCGCGAGGGCGACGTGCGCTTCGAGCCGGGAACGGCGCTGGCTGCAGGGCCCCAGGGGCTGGACGACCTCGCGGCGATTACGGCGGAGGCGCCGCGCCACCTGGAGCCGGGGGGCTGGCTCTTCATGGAGCATGGTTACGACCAGGCGGCGGCGGTGCGCGGTTTGCTCACGGATGCGGGGTTCTCGTCGATCACGTCGTGGAAGGACCTCGGCGGCATCGAGCGCGTGTCGGGCGGCCAGTGGCTGGGGCGTGAGGAGTCACGCTGA